The region TACAAACTTTTCAGTTCCTGATCCTACGCCTCAGCTAATAAAAGTAGCAGCGAGCGCAAAAGAATCTTCTATCTTACTTGGTCAATCCACTAATGAACAAAGGTGTGAGGCTTTGACTAAAATGGCAAATGCTTTGAATGATAATGCCGATAAGATATTGAAAGCAAATATTCAAGATCTTGAAAGATCAGAAAAAGAAGGGTTGAATAAATCACTTTTATCAAGACTTCAGTTAACTAAAAGTAAACTCAAAGGGTGCATTGACGGGGTTCTAAAAGTTTCAAATCTTGCAGATCCAATAGGTAATAGACAACTTCATAGGGAATTGGATGAAAACCTTATTCTTGAGAGGGTGACGGTTCCATTAGGAGTCTTAGGAGTGATATTTGAATCAAGACCAGATGCATTAATACAAATAGCATCTCTTGCTGTTCGTTCTGGTAATGGAGCTTTATTAAAAGGAGGAAGTGAAGCAAAAGCCACAAACCAAGCAATAATGGATTCGCTTGATAAGGGGTTAAGCCAATCAAGCGTGGGTTCAGGTGCGTTGTCTTTGCTCACTACACGTCAAGAAAGCTTAGGCTTACTTCGTTTAGATCGGTTTGTGAATTTGATAATACCTAGAGGTAGTAATGAGTTAGTCCAATTTATTCAAGAAAATACACGTATCCCTGTCTTAGGGCATGCTGATGGAATTTGTCATTTATATGTAGATGACTCTGTAGATATTGATAAAGCTATTAGCATAGCTTTAGATAGCAAGATTCAATATCCTGCCGCTTGTAATGCCATTGAGACATTATTACTTCACCAAGATGTTGCCGAGATGTTTTTGAAAAAAGGGTTGCCAATTTTTTCTAGTGCAGGAGTTACTCTTAAGGGAGATGCAAAGAGTCAAGCTTTAGGGGTAAAAAACAAGGCTGATGAGGCAGATTGGTCTACGGAATATCTTGATTTAATTCTTTCAATAAAAATTGTTCGTAATGTAGGCGAAGCTATTGAACATATTCGTAAATACAGCTCTCGTCATACGGAGGCGATAGTTACTGATGACAAGGTGGTTGCTGAAAAGTTTTTAAGTTCGATTGATAGTGCAGGTGTTTACCATAATTGCTCTACTCGTTTTGCTGATGGTTTCCGATATGGGTTTGGAGCTGAAGTTGGTATAAGCACTCAGACTCTTCCTCCAAGAGGACCAGTTGGATTGGAAGGCTTAGTTACCTATCGCTATTATCTCAGAGGTGATGGTGATCTTGTTAGGGATTTCGCTTCTGGAGATAGAAGTTTTTCTCATGTTGATCTACCATTATGAGTCAATTTAATAATTTAAGCCCAATTCATATAAAAGATATAAATTTATGGGCACATGTAGGTGTTTTAGAAAGTGAGCGAATACATGGTCAAAGCTTTCTTCTTGATATCAGTTTTTGGTTGGATTTGGATGAGTCTTCCAAGCTTGATCAATTAAATAAATCGATAGACTATAGCGAAGCAATTAAAGCAGTTAAAAAACTTTCATATGAAATCAAATGCTTAACGATTGAATATTTTAGCGATCAAATTTTGAATCTTCTTGAGTCTCTATATGGTCCAGTTCCAATTCATATTCTGCTGACAAAATGCTCGCCACCAATAGATGGATTTTCTGGAAGTGTTCTAATCGAAAAAAAAAGG is a window of Prochlorococcus marinus str. MIT 0917 DNA encoding:
- a CDS encoding glutamate-5-semialdehyde dehydrogenase, translating into MSTNFSVPDPTPQLIKVAASAKESSILLGQSTNEQRCEALTKMANALNDNADKILKANIQDLERSEKEGLNKSLLSRLQLTKSKLKGCIDGVLKVSNLADPIGNRQLHRELDENLILERVTVPLGVLGVIFESRPDALIQIASLAVRSGNGALLKGGSEAKATNQAIMDSLDKGLSQSSVGSGALSLLTTRQESLGLLRLDRFVNLIIPRGSNELVQFIQENTRIPVLGHADGICHLYVDDSVDIDKAISIALDSKIQYPAACNAIETLLLHQDVAEMFLKKGLPIFSSAGVTLKGDAKSQALGVKNKADEADWSTEYLDLILSIKIVRNVGEAIEHIRKYSSRHTEAIVTDDKVVAEKFLSSIDSAGVYHNCSTRFADGFRYGFGAEVGISTQTLPPRGPVGLEGLVTYRYYLRGDGDLVRDFASGDRSFSHVDLPL
- a CDS encoding dihydroneopterin aldolase; amino-acid sequence: MSQFNNLSPIHIKDINLWAHVGVLESERIHGQSFLLDISFWLDLDESSKLDQLNKSIDYSEAIKAVKKLSYEIKCLTIEYFSDQILNLLESLYGPVPIHILLTKCSPPIDGFSGSVLIEKKRNFLFPIN